The stretch of DNA AAAATTTTCAAAATAATATTCTAAAAACAGTCCAAGCGATTTAAAACCGTATCCTTTTGAACAAAACTTTTCATCTAAACATAAAGACAGTTCAAAATTACTGTTTAAAAAACTTATCCTACTGATAGAAATATATCCTATTAAAATATCCTTAAAAAAAATCGCAAAATAATTATTCTTTTTTGACTTTATTCTCTTTTCCCAATTTTTAATCTCCGATTCAGTCAAAAAACAAAGATTATAATCGGTTAGTAATATATCATCATAAGGAGAAAAATTTTTGAAGTACTTAAAATAACTCTTTTCAAATTTTTTAATCTTAATATCATCATCTTCAATTAAAAAATTATCCATTAAAAAGCTCCTTGTCTCTTTCAGTTTGAAGATCTAAAAATCTTGAGTACTCTTTAATAAAGTTAAGCTTAATACTTCCAATTTCACCATTTCTATGCTTTGCAATAATCAATTCAATTTCATTTTGTACTTCTTCTTCTTTTTCTTTATCTTGATAATCTTCTCTGTTAAGTAAAATTACAACGTCAGCATCTTGCTCG from Parvimonas micra encodes:
- a CDS encoding GNAT family N-acetyltransferase, producing MDNFLIEDDDIKIKKFEKSYFKYFKNFSPYDDILLTDYNLCFLTESEIKNWEKRIKSKKNNYFAIFFKDILIGYISISRISFLNSNFELSLCLDEKFCSKGYGFKSLGLFLEYYFENFDKYSIWLNVNAFNQRAIHLYEKIGFEKISEFLGDFEVQKMQKLKRYEEAKEYFEEKNDIIYSKIFTMKLDRLKFLERWDRSGNKF